In a genomic window of Streptococcus oralis:
- the murB gene encoding UDP-N-acetylmuramate dehydrogenase has product MSVKEKMLEILEGIDIRFKEPLKTYTYTKVGGRADYLVLPRNRYEMARVVQFANQENIPWMVLGNASNIIVREGGIRGFVILCDKLNNVSVDGYTIEAEAGANLIETTRIALRHSLTGFEFACGIPGSIGGAVFMNAGAYGGEIAHILQSCQILTKEGEIKTLSSKDLAFGYRHSAIQDSGAVVLSAKFALAPGNHQVIKQEMDRLTHLRELKQPLEYPSCGSVFKRPVGHFAGQLISEAGLKGYRIGGVEVSEKHAGFMINVADGTAKDYEDLIQSVIEKVKEHSGVTLEREVRILGEHE; this is encoded by the coding sequence ATGTCAGTAAAAGAAAAAATGCTTGAAATCCTAGAAGGAATCGATATTCGTTTTAAGGAACCCTTGAAGACCTATACCTATACCAAGGTTGGAGGTCGAGCGGATTATCTAGTTTTGCCACGCAATCGCTATGAGATGGCTCGTGTCGTCCAATTTGCCAATCAAGAGAATATTCCCTGGATGGTGCTAGGAAATGCCAGCAATATCATCGTTCGTGAAGGTGGAATCCGTGGTTTTGTCATCTTGTGCGATAAGCTTAATAACGTTTCGGTTGATGGCTATACCATCGAAGCAGAAGCTGGAGCCAACTTGATCGAAACGACACGTATTGCCCTCCGTCATAGTTTGACTGGTTTTGAGTTTGCTTGTGGGATTCCTGGAAGCATCGGTGGAGCTGTCTTTATGAATGCAGGTGCCTATGGAGGAGAGATTGCCCATATCTTGCAGTCTTGTCAAATTTTGACCAAGGAAGGGGAAATCAAGACCTTATCTTCCAAGGATTTGGCTTTTGGTTACCGCCATTCAGCTATTCAGGATTCTGGGGCTGTTGTTTTGTCAGCTAAATTTGCCCTTGCACCTGGAAATCATCAGGTTATCAAGCAAGAAATGGACCGCTTGACGCACCTACGTGAACTCAAACAACCTCTAGAATACCCATCATGTGGGTCAGTCTTTAAGCGTCCAGTGGGGCATTTTGCAGGACAGTTGATTTCAGAGGCTGGCTTGAAAGGCTATCGTATCGGTGGTGTGGAAGTATCTGAAAAGCATGCCGGTTTTATGATTAATGTTGCTGACGGAACGGCCAAAGACTACGAGGACTTGATCCAATCTGTTATCGAAAAAGTCAAGGAACACTCAGGTGTCACCTTAGAGCGAGAAGTTCGTATCTTGGGTGAACACGAATAA
- a CDS encoding ABC transporter ATP-binding protein, with product MKKPIIEFKNVSKVFEDSNTKVLKDINFELEEGKFYTLLGASGSGKSTILNIIAGLLDATTGDILLDGVRINDIPTNKRDVHTVFQSYALFPHMNVFENVAFPLRLRKIDKKEVEQRVAEVLKMVQLEGYEKRSIRKLSGGQRQRVAIARAIINQPRVVLLDEPLSALDLKLRTDMQYELRELQQRLGITFVFVTHDQEEALAMSDWIFVMNDGEIVQSGTPVDIYDEPINHFVATFIGESNILPGTMIEDYLVEFNGKRFEAVDGGMKANEPVEVVIRPEDLRITLPEEGKLQVKVDTQLFRGVHYEIIAYDELGNEWMIHSTRKAIVGEEIGLDFEPEDIHIMRLNETEEEFDARIEEYVEIEEQEAGLINAIEEERDEENNL from the coding sequence TTGAAAAAACCAATTATTGAATTCAAAAACGTCTCTAAAGTTTTTGAAGACAGCAACACCAAGGTTCTCAAAGACATCAATTTTGAGTTGGAAGAAGGGAAGTTTTACACTCTTTTAGGCGCATCCGGTTCAGGAAAATCAACCATTCTAAACATCATTGCAGGTTTACTGGATGCGACGACAGGGGATATTTTACTGGATGGGGTACGGATCAACGACATTCCAACTAATAAACGAGATGTCCATACGGTCTTCCAATCCTATGCCTTGTTTCCACATATGAATGTGTTTGAAAATGTTGCCTTTCCACTCCGCTTGCGTAAAATCGACAAGAAAGAAGTCGAACAACGTGTAGCGGAAGTTCTCAAGATGGTTCAGTTGGAAGGATATGAAAAACGTTCCATCCGTAAACTTTCTGGAGGACAACGCCAGCGTGTGGCCATTGCCCGTGCCATTATCAACCAGCCCCGTGTGGTCTTGTTGGATGAGCCCTTGTCAGCGCTGGACTTGAAATTGCGAACAGACATGCAGTACGAACTGCGTGAACTGCAACAACGATTGGGGATTACCTTTGTCTTTGTCACTCACGATCAGGAGGAAGCTCTGGCTATGAGTGACTGGATTTTCGTTATGAACGATGGCGAGATTGTTCAGTCAGGAACACCTGTTGATATCTACGATGAGCCAATCAACCATTTTGTTGCGACCTTTATCGGTGAGTCAAATATCTTGCCAGGAACCATGATTGAGGACTACTTGGTTGAGTTTAATGGCAAACGCTTTGAAGCAGTCGACGGGGGGATGAAGGCAAATGAGCCTGTTGAGGTTGTCATTCGTCCAGAGGACTTGCGCATTACCCTTCCTGAAGAAGGCAAGCTCCAAGTTAAAGTTGATACCCAGCTTTTTCGTGGGGTTCATTACGAGATTATCGCCTATGACGAGCTCGGAAATGAATGGATGATCCACTCGACCCGTAAGGCCATCGTTGGTGAAGAAATCGGTCTGGACTTTGAACCAGAAGACATCCACATCATGCGTCTAAATGAAACCGAAGAAGAGTTTGATGCTCGTATCGAAGAATACGTAGAAATCGAAGAGCAAGAAGCAGGTCTGATTAACGCGATCGAGGAGGAAAGAGATGAAGAAAACAACCTCTAA
- a CDS encoding ABC transporter permease produces MKKTTSKLFVVPYMLWIALFVLAPLVLIFGQSFFNIEGQFSLENYKSYFASQNLTYLKMSFNSVLYAGIVTLVTLLISYPTALFLTRLKHRQLWLMLIILPTWINLLLKAYAFIGIFGQNGSINQFLEFIGIGSQQLLFTDFSFIFVASYIELPFMILPIFNVLDDMDNNLINASYDLGATKWETFRHVIFPLSMNGVRSGVQSVFIPSLSLFMLTRLIGGNRVITLGTAIEQNFLTNDNYGMGSTIGVVLILTMFITMWVTKERRER; encoded by the coding sequence ATGAAGAAAACAACCTCTAAACTCTTTGTAGTGCCCTACATGCTTTGGATTGCCCTCTTTGTATTGGCACCCCTGGTCTTGATTTTTGGGCAATCCTTTTTCAACATTGAAGGCCAGTTCAGTTTAGAAAACTATAAATCTTACTTTGCGTCACAAAACTTGACCTATCTTAAGATGAGCTTCAACTCTGTGCTCTATGCAGGCATTGTAACTCTAGTGACACTTCTTATCAGCTATCCAACAGCTCTCTTTTTGACTCGTCTCAAGCACCGTCAACTCTGGCTTATGCTGATTATCCTGCCTACATGGATCAACCTACTCCTTAAGGCCTATGCCTTTATCGGGATTTTTGGTCAAAATGGGTCTATTAACCAATTCTTGGAATTCATCGGAATCGGTTCGCAACAGTTGCTCTTTACGGATTTCTCTTTTATCTTTGTCGCAAGCTACATCGAGCTTCCATTTATGATTTTGCCGATCTTCAATGTTTTGGATGATATGGACAATAATCTCATCAATGCCAGCTATGACCTCGGTGCGACCAAGTGGGAAACCTTCCGCCATGTTATCTTCCCTCTTTCTATGAACGGTGTGAGAAGTGGGGTTCAATCTGTCTTTATCCCTAGTTTGAGTCTTTTTATGTTGACACGTTTGATTGGGGGGAACCGGGTTATTACGCTGGGAACGGCTATTGAGCAGAACTTCCTGACCAATGACAACTACGGTATGGGTTCTACCATCGGTGTGGTTCTCATCCTGACCATGTTCATCACCATGTGGGTGACCAAGGAAAGGAGAGAACGATGA
- a CDS encoding ABC transporter permease — translation MKKFANLYLAFVFIILYLPIFYLIGYAFNAGDDMNSFTGFSLSHFQTMFGDGRLMLILTQTFFLAFLSALIATIIGTFGAIYIYQSRKKYQEAFLSLNNILMVAPDVMIGASFLILFTQLKFSLGFLTVLSSHVAFSIPIVVLMVLPRLKEMNDDMIHAAYDLGASQFQMFKEIMLPYLTPSIIAGYFMAFTYSLDDFAVTFFVTGNGFSTLSVEIYSRARKGISLEINALSALVFLFSIILVVGYYFISREKEERA, via the coding sequence ATGAAAAAATTTGCCAATCTTTACCTAGCCTTTGTCTTTATCATCCTTTATTTGCCAATTTTTTACTTGATTGGCTATGCCTTTAATGCTGGCGATGATATGAACAGCTTTACTGGTTTTAGCTTGAGTCATTTTCAAACCATGTTTGGTGATGGTCGCCTCATGTTGATCCTCACCCAAACCTTTTTCTTGGCCTTTCTGTCAGCCTTGATTGCGACCATTATCGGGACTTTCGGTGCCATTTATATCTACCAGTCTCGTAAGAAATACCAAGAAGCCTTTTTATCACTCAATAATATCCTCATGGTTGCGCCTGATGTTATGATTGGTGCCAGCTTCTTGATTCTCTTTACCCAGCTGAAGTTTTCACTTGGCTTCTTGACGGTTCTATCTAGTCACGTGGCCTTCTCCATCCCAATTGTGGTCTTGATGGTCTTGCCTCGTCTCAAGGAAATGAATGATGATATGATTCACGCGGCTTATGACCTAGGTGCCAGCCAGTTTCAGATGTTCAAGGAAATCATGCTTCCGTACCTAACACCGTCTATCATTGCAGGCTACTTTATGGCCTTTACCTATTCATTAGATGACTTTGCCGTGACCTTCTTTGTAACGGGAAATGGGTTTTCAACCCTATCAGTCGAGATTTACTCTCGTGCTCGGAAGGGGATTTCGCTAGAAATCAATGCCCTGTCTGCACTCGTCTTTCTCTTTAGTATTATCCTAGTTGTAGGTTATTACTTTATCTCACGTGAGAAGGAGGAGCGAGCATGA
- a CDS encoding ABC transporter substrate-binding protein — protein sequence MKKLYSFLAGIVAIILVLWGIAHHLDSKINSRDSQKLVIYNWGDYIDPELLEKFTEETGIQVQYETFDSNEAMYTKIKQGGTTYDIAIPSEYMINKMKDEDLLVPLDYSKIEGIENIGPEFLNQSFDPGNKFSIPYFWGTLGIVYNETMVDEAPEHWDDLWKPEYKNSIMLFDGAREVLGLGLNSLGYSLNSKDPQQLEETVDKLYKLTPNIKAIVADEMKGYMIQNNAAIGVTFSGEASQMLEKNPNLKYVVPTEASNLWFDNMVIPKTVKNQDAAYAFINFMLKPENALKNAEYVGYSTPNLPAKEMLPEETKEDKSFYPDADTMKHLEVYEKFDHKWTGIYSDLFLQFKMYRK from the coding sequence ATGAAAAAACTCTATTCATTTTTAGCAGGAATTGTGGCGATTATCCTTGTCTTGTGGGGAATTGCTCATCATCTAGATAGTAAAATCAACAGTCGAGATAGTCAAAAACTGGTTATCTACAACTGGGGAGACTACATTGATCCAGAACTTTTGGAGAAATTCACAGAAGAAACAGGGATCCAAGTACAGTATGAGACCTTTGATTCTAACGAAGCCATGTATACCAAGATCAAGCAAGGGGGAACAACCTACGATATTGCCATCCCGAGTGAGTACATGATCAACAAGATGAAAGATGAAGATCTTTTGGTTCCTCTTGATTATTCAAAAATTGAAGGCATCGAGAATATCGGACCTGAGTTCCTCAACCAGTCTTTTGACCCGGGCAATAAATTCTCCATCCCATACTTCTGGGGGACCTTGGGAATTGTTTATAATGAAACCATGGTAGATGAAGCGCCTGAGCATTGGGATGACCTCTGGAAACCAGAGTATAAGAACTCCATCATGCTCTTTGATGGAGCGCGTGAGGTTCTGGGACTGGGGCTTAACTCGCTCGGTTACAGCCTCAACTCAAAGGATCCTCAACAGTTGGAAGAGACAGTAGATAAGCTCTACAAACTGACTCCAAATATCAAAGCCATTGTGGCGGACGAGATGAAGGGTTACATGATTCAGAACAACGCTGCTATCGGTGTGACTTTCTCTGGAGAAGCCAGCCAGATGTTGGAGAAAAATCCTAACCTCAAGTATGTCGTTCCGACTGAGGCCAGCAATCTCTGGTTTGATAACATGGTCATTCCAAAAACCGTGAAAAACCAAGATGCCGCCTATGCCTTTATCAACTTTATGCTGAAACCCGAAAATGCTCTGAAAAATGCGGAGTATGTAGGCTACTCAACACCAAACCTACCAGCCAAGGAAATGCTCCCAGAGGAGACAAAAGAAGACAAATCCTTCTATCCAGACGCTGATACTATGAAACACTTGGAAGTTTATGAGAAGTTTGACCATAAATGGACAGGAATCTACAGTGACCTCTTCCTCCAGTTTAAAATGTATCGGAAGTAG
- a CDS encoding LURP-one-related/scramblase family protein — MKTFLVKQKFRLGGERFDIKDDRGVVNYQVEGSFFQIPKTFTIYDAYGEQISEISKEFFTLLPRFNIQLRDGSNFVIRKKFTFFRDKYEFDNLGLRIEGNIWDLNFKLLDDRDQVIAEIRKEIFHLTSTYTVTVYEDSYADLVISLCVAIDYVEMLESQSN; from the coding sequence ATGAAGACATTTCTCGTGAAACAAAAGTTTCGTCTTGGGGGCGAACGCTTCGATATCAAGGATGATAGAGGAGTAGTGAACTATCAGGTGGAGGGCTCTTTCTTCCAAATTCCTAAGACCTTTACCATCTATGACGCCTATGGTGAGCAGATCAGTGAAATCAGTAAAGAATTTTTCACCTTGCTTCCTCGCTTTAACATTCAGCTACGGGACGGGTCAAATTTCGTCATTCGTAAGAAGTTTACTTTCTTCAGAGATAAGTATGAATTTGACAACCTCGGTCTTCGTATTGAGGGCAATATCTGGGATTTGAATTTCAAATTGCTGGATGATCGTGACCAAGTGATTGCTGAGATTCGGAAAGAGATTTTTCATTTAACCTCGACTTACACCGTAACCGTCTATGAAGACTCTTATGCAGACCTAGTCATTTCCCTCTGTGTCGCGATTGACTATGTGGAAATGCTGGAAAGCCAATCAAATTAA
- the alaS gene encoding alanine--tRNA ligase: protein MKQLSSAQVRQMWLDFWASKGHSVEPSVSLVPVNDPTLLWINSGVATLKKYFDGTIIPENPRITNAQKAIRTNDIENVGKTARHHTMFEMLGNFSIGDYFRDEAITWAYELLTSPEWFDFPKDKLYMTYYPDDKDSYNRWIEVGVDPSHLIPIEDNFWEIGAGPSGPDTEIFFDRGEAFDPENIGIRLLAEDIENDRYIEIWNIVLSQFNADPAVPRSEYKELPHKNIDTGAGLERLVAVIQGAKTNFETDLFMPIIREVEKLSGKVYDQDGDNMSFKVIADHIRSLSFAIGDGALPGNEGRGYVLRRLLRRASMHGQKLGINEPFLYKLVPTVGKIMESYYPEVLEKRDFIEKIVKSEEESFARTLHSGQHFAETIVADLKAKGQSVIAGQDVFKLYDTYGFPVELTEEIAEEAGMTVDREGFEAAMKEQQERARASAVKGGSMGMQNETLQNITVKSVFNYNASQLSSKLVAIVADNAEVEVVSEGTASLIFAETPFYAEMGGQVADHGQILDATGNVVATVTDVQKAPNGQALHTVEVHAPLTLNAEYTLAIDTDRRHRVMKNHTATHLLHAALHNILGHHATQAGSLNEVEFLRFDFTHFQAVTPEELRAIEQQVNEKIWEAIAVKTVETDIDTAKEMGAMALFGEKYGKEVRVVTIGDYSVELCGGTHVGNTSEIGLFKIVKEEGIGSGTRRILAVTGKEAFEAYREQEDALKAVAATLKAPQLKEVPHKVEGLQEQLRQLQKENAELKEKAAAAAAGDVFKDVKEVNGHRYIASQVSVSDAGALRTFADNWKQKDYSDVLVLVASIGDKVNVLVASKTKDVHAGNLVKELAPIVDGRGGGKPDMAMAGGSNQAKIQELLEAVAGKL, encoded by the coding sequence ATGAAACAACTATCTAGTGCTCAAGTACGCCAAATGTGGCTAGATTTCTGGGCAAGCAAAGGCCACTCTGTAGAACCATCAGTCAGCTTGGTTCCTGTAAATGACCCAACTCTTTTGTGGATCAACTCTGGGGTAGCAACCCTTAAGAAATATTTTGACGGAACCATCATTCCTGAAAATCCACGTATTACCAATGCCCAAAAAGCCATCCGTACGAACGACATCGAAAACGTAGGGAAGACTGCGCGTCACCATACCATGTTTGAAATGTTGGGGAACTTCTCTATCGGAGATTACTTCCGTGATGAAGCTATCACTTGGGCTTATGAGCTTTTGACAAGTCCTGAATGGTTTGACTTTCCTAAAGACAAACTATACATGACCTACTATCCAGACGATAAAGATTCTTATAATCGCTGGATTGAAGTGGGCGTGGACCCAAGTCACTTAATCCCAATCGAAGATAACTTCTGGGAAATCGGTGCTGGGCCTTCTGGACCAGATACAGAAATCTTCTTTGACCGTGGGGAAGCCTTTGACCCAGAAAACATCGGTATTCGCCTTCTTGCAGAAGATATTGAAAACGACCGTTATATCGAGATCTGGAATATCGTATTGTCACAATTTAACGCAGACCCAGCAGTCCCTCGTAGCGAGTACAAGGAATTGCCACACAAGAACATCGATACGGGTGCTGGTTTGGAGCGTTTGGTGGCAGTTATCCAAGGGGCGAAGACAAACTTTGAAACGGATCTCTTCATGCCGATTATCCGTGAAGTTGAGAAATTATCTGGTAAGGTCTACGACCAAGATGGCGATAACATGAGCTTCAAGGTTATCGCTGACCATATTCGTTCTCTTTCATTTGCCATCGGTGATGGTGCCCTTCCAGGAAACGAAGGCCGTGGTTATGTCCTTCGTCGTCTTCTTCGTCGTGCTTCCATGCATGGTCAAAAATTGGGTATCAATGAGCCTTTCCTTTACAAACTCGTTCCAACTGTTGGAAAAATCATGGAGAGCTACTACCCAGAAGTGCTTGAAAAACGTGACTTTATCGAGAAAATCGTTAAGAGCGAAGAAGAGTCATTTGCTCGTACCCTTCACTCAGGTCAACACTTTGCAGAAACTATCGTAGCAGACTTGAAAGCTAAAGGACAAAGCGTTATCGCTGGGCAAGATGTTTTCAAACTCTACGATACTTATGGATTCCCAGTTGAATTGACAGAGGAAATCGCCGAAGAAGCTGGTATGACTGTAGACCGCGAAGGCTTTGAAGCAGCCATGAAAGAGCAGCAAGAACGTGCGCGTGCTTCAGCTGTCAAAGGCGGATCCATGGGGATGCAAAATGAAACCCTTCAAAATATCACTGTTAAGAGTGTCTTCAACTACAATGCTAGCCAATTGTCTTCTAAATTAGTGGCTATCGTAGCTGATAATGCAGAAGTAGAAGTTGTATCTGAAGGAACTGCATCTCTTATCTTTGCAGAAACACCATTCTACGCTGAAATGGGTGGACAAGTAGCTGACCATGGTCAAATCTTGGATGCTACTGGAAATGTCGTAGCTACTGTGACAGACGTTCAAAAAGCACCAAACGGCCAAGCTCTTCATACTGTTGAAGTTCATGCTCCGCTTACTTTGAATGCAGAATATACTTTGGCGATTGATACTGACCGTCGTCACCGTGTCATGAAGAACCATACAGCAACTCACTTGCTTCATGCGGCTCTTCACAATATCCTTGGCCACCATGCAACTCAAGCAGGATCTCTGAACGAAGTCGAATTCCTTCGCTTTGACTTCACACACTTCCAAGCCGTGACTCCAGAAGAATTGCGTGCTATTGAACAGCAAGTCAATGAAAAGATCTGGGAAGCTATTGCAGTCAAGACTGTTGAGACTGATATCGACACAGCCAAAGAAATGGGAGCTATGGCCCTCTTTGGTGAGAAATATGGTAAAGAAGTCCGCGTTGTGACCATCGGTGACTACTCAGTAGAACTCTGTGGTGGTACCCACGTTGGCAATACTTCTGAAATCGGTCTCTTCAAGATTGTCAAAGAAGAAGGAATCGGTTCAGGTACCCGCCGTATCTTAGCAGTGACTGGTAAGGAAGCCTTTGAAGCTTATCGTGAACAAGAAGACGCTTTGAAAGCCGTCGCAGCAACCTTGAAAGCACCTCAACTCAAGGAAGTTCCTCATAAGGTTGAAGGACTTCAAGAGCAACTTCGTCAATTGCAAAAAGAAAATGCAGAATTGAAGGAAAAAGCAGCAGCTGCAGCTGCAGGTGATGTCTTCAAGGATGTGAAGGAAGTCAACGGACACCGTTACATTGCAAGCCAAGTTTCTGTATCAGACGCAGGTGCCCTTCGTACCTTTGCGGATAACTGGAAACAAAAAGACTACTCTGATGTGCTTGTCCTAGTTGCATCTATCGGTGACAAAGTCAATGTTCTTGTAGCTAGCAAGACAAAAGATGTGCATGCAGGAAACCTTGTCAAAGAATTGGCTCCAATCGTCGATGGACGTGGTGGTGGTAAACCAGACATGGCCATGGCAGGAGGAAGCAACCAAGCGAAAATCCAAGAACTCTTGGAGGCAGTAGCAGGTAAATTATAA
- a CDS encoding alpha-amylase: MQNQTLMQYFEWYLPHDGQHWTRLAEDASHLAHLGISHVWMPPAFKATNEKDVGYGVYDLFDLGEFQQKGTVRTKYGFKEDYLQAIQALKAQGIQPMADVVLNHKAAADHMEAFQVIEVDPEDRTVQLSEPFTINGWTHFTFDGRQDTYNDFHWHWYHFTGTDYDAKRRKSGIYLIQGDNKGWANEELVDNENGNYDYLMYADLDFKHPEVIQNIYDWADWFMETTGVAGFRLDAVKHIDSFFMGNFIRDMKEKYGQDFYVFGEFWNPDKEANLDYLEKIEERFDLVDVRLHQNLFEASQAGASYDLRSIFADSLVEIKPDKAVTFVDNHDTQRGQALESTVEEWFKPAAYALILLRQDGLPCVFYGDYYGISGQFAQQDFREVLDRLLAIRKDMAYGEQTDYFDDANCIGWVRSGAEHQSPIAVLISNDQENSKSMFVGQEWANQTFVDLLGNHHNQVTINAEGYGEFPVAAGSVSVWAAK; encoded by the coding sequence ATGCAAAATCAGACACTTATGCAATACTTTGAATGGTATCTGCCTCACGACGGCCAACACTGGACGCGACTGGCTGAAGATGCTTCACACCTAGCTCATCTGGGGATTAGCCACGTCTGGATGCCACCTGCCTTCAAGGCAACCAACGAAAAAGATGTCGGCTATGGTGTTTACGATCTTTTTGACCTAGGCGAATTTCAGCAAAAAGGAACTGTCCGTACCAAGTATGGGTTTAAAGAAGACTATCTTCAAGCCATTCAAGCCCTAAAAGCACAGGGAATTCAACCTATGGCCGATGTGGTGCTCAATCACAAGGCTGCTGCCGATCATATGGAAGCCTTTCAGGTTATTGAAGTGGACCCTGAGGATCGTACCGTTCAACTAAGCGAGCCCTTTACTATCAATGGCTGGACTCACTTTACTTTCGATGGTCGCCAAGATACCTACAATGACTTCCACTGGCACTGGTACCACTTCACAGGTACAGACTACGATGCCAAACGCCGTAAGTCTGGTATTTACCTGATCCAAGGAGACAATAAAGGTTGGGCAAATGAGGAATTGGTCGATAACGAAAACGGTAACTACGACTACCTCATGTATGCTGACCTAGACTTTAAGCATCCCGAAGTCATCCAAAACATCTATGACTGGGCTGACTGGTTCATGGAAACGACTGGTGTAGCTGGTTTCCGCTTGGATGCCGTTAAGCACATTGACTCCTTCTTTATGGGCAATTTCATCCGTGATATGAAGGAAAAATACGGTCAAGATTTCTATGTTTTTGGTGAATTTTGGAACCCAGACAAAGAAGCCAATCTGGACTATCTTGAAAAAATTGAGGAGCGCTTTGACCTTGTGGATGTTCGTCTCCACCAAAATCTCTTTGAAGCCAGTCAAGCTGGAGCAAGCTATGACCTTCGTAGTATTTTTGCTGATAGTTTAGTGGAAATCAAACCTGATAAGGCTGTCACTTTCGTTGACAACCATGATACTCAAAGAGGACAGGCACTTGAATCAACCGTCGAAGAATGGTTTAAACCTGCAGCCTATGCCCTTATTCTATTACGCCAAGATGGTCTTCCATGTGTCTTTTACGGAGACTATTATGGTATTTCTGGGCAATTTGCTCAACAAGATTTCAGAGAAGTTCTTGACCGTCTCCTAGCCATCCGAAAAGACATGGCCTATGGAGAGCAAACAGACTACTTTGACGATGCCAACTGTATCGGATGGGTACGTTCGGGTGCTGAACATCAATCCCCAATCGCTGTCCTTATCTCCAATGACCAAGAAAACAGCAAGTCTATGTTTGTTGGTCAAGAATGGGCTAACCAAACTTTCGTAGATTTACTTGGAAACCACCACAATCAAGTTACAATCAATGCTGAAGGTTATGGAGAATTTCCAGTAGCAGCGGGTTCAGTCAGTGTCTGGGCAGCAAAATAA
- a CDS encoding class I SAM-dependent rRNA methyltransferase, protein MNRIRVSRRVEKKLAKGLVLLEASDLTDIDLTDQAVEVLSQDGKFLGSAYLSQQNKGIGWLVSKEKVGFNQSFFETLFRKAKEARKPYYQDDLTTAFRLFNQEGDGFGGLTVDLYGDYAVFSWYNSFVYQIRKLIVKAFKEVFPEVLGAYEKIRFKGQNYESAYVYGEEAPDYFTVLENGVLYQVFMNDGLMTGIFLDQHEVRGSLVDGLAMGKSLLNMFSYTAAFSVAAAMGGASETTSVDLAKRSRELSEAHFQANGLSTYNHRFIVMDVFEYFKYAKRKGLTYDVIVLDPPSFARNKKQTFSVAKDYHKLISQSLEILNPGGIIIASTNAANVSRQKFTEQIDKGFAGRRYQILNQYGLPADFAHNKKDESSNYLKVISMKVSR, encoded by the coding sequence ATGAATAGAATTAGGGTCAGCAGACGTGTTGAAAAAAAGCTAGCTAAGGGTCTAGTTCTTTTGGAAGCAAGTGATTTAACAGATATTGATCTGACGGATCAGGCAGTAGAAGTTCTTAGTCAAGACGGGAAGTTTTTAGGGAGTGCCTATCTTTCTCAGCAGAACAAGGGCATTGGCTGGTTGGTCAGCAAGGAAAAGGTTGGTTTCAACCAATCCTTCTTTGAAACTCTGTTTCGTAAGGCTAAGGAAGCTAGAAAGCCTTATTATCAAGATGACTTGACTACTGCCTTTCGCCTTTTTAACCAAGAGGGGGATGGTTTTGGTGGTCTGACTGTTGATCTCTATGGAGATTATGCTGTCTTTTCTTGGTACAACTCCTTTGTTTACCAGATTCGTAAGCTGATCGTAAAGGCTTTTAAGGAAGTTTTTCCTGAGGTCTTGGGGGCTTATGAAAAGATTCGTTTTAAAGGTCAAAACTACGAGTCTGCCTATGTTTATGGTGAGGAAGCGCCAGATTACTTTACTGTTCTTGAGAATGGCGTGCTCTATCAAGTCTTTATGAATGATGGCTTGATGACCGGGATTTTCCTAGACCAGCATGAGGTTCGTGGGAGTCTGGTTGACGGTCTAGCCATGGGCAAATCCTTGCTCAATATGTTTTCCTATACGGCGGCCTTTTCAGTTGCTGCAGCTATGGGAGGTGCCAGTGAGACGACTTCAGTTGACTTGGCCAAACGGTCTAGAGAGCTGTCAGAAGCTCATTTTCAGGCAAATGGACTCAGCACGTACAATCATCGTTTTATCGTCATGGATGTCTTTGAGTACTTCAAGTATGCCAAGAGAAAAGGCTTGACCTATGATGTGATTGTTCTTGATCCGCCAAGCTTTGCCCGCAATAAAAAACAAACATTCTCTGTAGCTAAGGACTATCACAAGTTGATTTCCCAGAGTCTAGAGATTTTAAATCCGGGAGGCATTATCATTGCCAGTACCAATGCTGCCAATGTTTCCCGCCAGAAATTTACAGAACAAATTGATAAAGGTTTTGCAGGAAGAAGGTATCAGATCTTGAACCAATATGGTCTTCCAGCTGACTTTGCCCATAATAAAAAAGATGAAAGCAGTAATTACCTCAAGGTGATTAGTATGAAGGTTAGTAGATGA